In Lutra lutra chromosome 6, mLutLut1.2, whole genome shotgun sequence, the following are encoded in one genomic region:
- the LOC125101891 gene encoding olfactory receptor 2W1-like, translating to MDTSNGSSTTDFILLGFSGQPQLEPIISGVVFIFYIVTLVGNTTIILVSYLDTQLHTPMYFFLTNLSFLDLCYTSSIIPQMLVNLWGPTKSITYGGCVLQFFFALDLGSTECLLLAVMAYDRYAAVCQPLHYTVIMHPQLCQKMVLTAWLGGFGSALILCSLTLNLPRCGHRKIDNFFCEMPALLKMVCVYSKIMEITVFALGVILLLVPLSLILISYGVITQAVLRVKSEARWHKVLNTCGSHLTVVTLFYGTIIYMYMKPQNSTLQDEGKFFTFFYTIITPTLNPLIYTLRNKDVKNAVKRILHVEKWSAKS from the coding sequence ATGGACACAAGCAATGGAAGTTCCACAACAGATTTCATCCTGCTGGGCTTTTCTGGTCAGCCCCAATTAGAACCCATCATCTCTGGGGTGGTCTTCATCTTCTACATTGTGACTCTGGTAGGAAACACCACCATCATTCTAGTATCTTACCTAGACACCCAGCTCCATACGCCCATGTATTTCTTCTTAAccaatttgtcttttttggaTCTCTGTTATACATCTAGCATTATCCCCCAAATGCTGGTAAATCTATGGGGTCCTACAAAGTCTATTACGTATGGAGGGTGTGTGCTCCAGTTCTTCTTTGCCCTTGACCTGGGATCCACTGAATGTCTTCTCTTGGCtgtgatggcctatgaccgctatgctGCTGTCTGTCAACCTCTTCACTACACAGTCATAATGCACCCTCAGCTTTGCCAGAAGATGGTACTCACCGCCTGGTTAGGCGGTTTTGGCAGTGCCTTAATTCTTTGCTCCTTGACTTTGAATTTGCCAAGATGTGGGCACCGGAAGATAGACAATTTTTTCTGTGAGATGCCAGCATTGCTCAAGATGGTTTGTGTCTATTCAAAAATAATGGAGATCACTGTCTTTGCTCTTGGAGTAATATTACTTCTAGTACCTCTATCACTAATTCTCATCTCATATGGAGTTATCACTCAAGCTGTCTTGAGGGTCAAGTCAGAGGCAAGATGGCATAAGGTCCTTAATACATGTGGTTCCCACCTCACAGTAGTAACTCTGTTTTACGGAACAATCATTTACATGTATATGAAGCCACAGAATAGCACATTACAAGATGAGGGGAagttctttactttcttttacaCAATCATCACACCCACTCTTAACCCTCTGATCTacactttaagaaacaaagatgTAAAGAACGCAGTAAAGAGAATACTACATGTAGAAAAATGGTCAGCCAAGTCGTGA